One Mugil cephalus isolate CIBA_MC_2020 chromosome 22, CIBA_Mcephalus_1.1, whole genome shotgun sequence genomic window carries:
- the gpr37b gene encoding prosaposin receptor GPR37b has translation MQILPPRTLFVLLAHTHVLLSLRDNGESKEDNSSSSHSGRTFHGSLRESHQNKARDRALLPGYATGASSAELHAQRAIIRGFLNSTHPWKRVIGGELKRIGHNKRDFNRTVTPMEDPNAVSHWDLTRHHNKRIKLNGGLSSTGTPAGGHYNVDKPPSMGRGDGGGGQEEGDRHKRGTKDEQKKAWKRGRNRPNKSSLVLAQPHASPWEPIPKPLALTSTDLPFDLFTRRTEFFTFREENPWDATPITPPSSQDFGDEIKNPFYPVTSETYGAYAITCVSGVIFLVGIAGNIAILCIVCQNYYMKSISNSLLANLAVWDFVLIFFCLPMVVFHELTKSWLLGEFTCKVVPYVEVASLGVTTFTLCALCIDRFRAATNVQMYYEMIENCTSTTAKLAVIWIGALLLALPELLIRQLVTEDTGIPDEPPVERCIIRISTSLPDMLYVLGLTYEGARLWWCFGCYFCLPTLFTIGCSLVTARKIRRAEQASVRSNKKQIRLESQMNCTVVALAIVYGACVVPENICNIVSAYMAAGVPEHTMSVLHLLSQLLLFCRAAVTPALLLLLCRPLGRAFLDCCCCCCCNHAPSSATASDDNEHECTTELELSPFSTIRRELSNYTPAGSNC, from the exons ATGCAGATTTTGCCGCCTAGGacgttgtttgtgttgttggcCCACACGCACGTACTACTGTCTCTGAGAGATAATGGGGAAAGTAAAgaggacaacagcagcagctcgcACTCTGGAAGGACTTTCCACGGGTCGCTCCGGGAGAGTCATCAAAACAAAGCCCGGGACCGCGCGCTCTTGCCGGGGTACGCCACAGGTGCGTCCTCGGCGGAACTGCATGCGCAGCGGGCAATTATCCGAGGGTTCCTTAACTCCACTCACCCCTGGAAGAGGGTAATTGGGGGAGAATTGAAGCGCATTGGACACAACAAACGCGACTTCAATAGGACTGTGACACCCATGGAGGATCCCAACGCCGTCTCACATTGGGACCTGACGCGCCACCACAATAAGAGGATAAAGTTGAATGGCGGTCTTAGTAGTACGGGGACGCCAGCAGGTGGACACTACAATGTGGATAAGCCCCCTTCAATGGGTcggggagatggaggaggggggcaaGAGGAGGGCGACAGGCACAAGAGAGGCACAAAAGACGAGCAGAAGAAAGCCTGGAAGAGGGGGAGAAACCGGCCGAACAAAAGCTCATTGGTGTTGGCTCAACCTCACGCATCGCCGTGGGAACCCATCCCCAAGCCGCTGGCCCTCACCTCCACCGACCTGCCCTTTGACCTCTTCACCAGGAGGACCGAGTTTTTCACTTTCCGAGAGGAGAACCCGTGGGACGCCACGCCGATCACGCCCCCGAGCTCGCAGGACTTCGGGGACGAGATCAAGAACCCTTTTTACCCGGTGACAAGTGAGACTTACGGTGCGTACGCGATCACGTGCGTGTCCGGGGTCATTTTCCTGGTGGGGATAGCGGGAAACATCGCCATCCTGTGCATCGTGTGCCAGAACTACTACATGAAGAGCATCTCCAACTCTCTGCTGGCCAATCTGGCAGTATGGGATTTTGTGCTCATCTTCTTCTGCCTACCCATGGTGGTTTTCCATGAACTGACAAAGTCCTGGCTGCTGGGAGAATTCACCTGCAAAGTGGTTCCCTATGTGGAG GTGGCCTCCCTGGGCGTGACCACGTTCACCCTGTGCGCCCTGTGCATTGACCGCTTCCGTGCCGCGACCAACGTCCAGATGTACTACGAGATGATCGAGAACTGCACGTCCACCACTGCCAAGCTAGCCGTCATCTGGATCGGCGCCCTCCTCTTGGCCCTCCCGGAGCTCCTCATTCGACAGCTGGTGACGGAGGACACGGGCATCCCGGACGAGCCTCCGGTCGAACGCTGCATTATCAGGATATCCACCTCGCTCCCCGACATGCTCTACGTTCTGGGCCTGACGTACGAGGGAGCTCGGCTGTGGTGGTGCTTCGGCTGCTACTTCTGCCTGCCGACCCTCTTCACCATCGGCTGCTCGCTGGTCACGGCGCGCAAGATCCGCCGAGCCGAGCAGGCCAGCGTGCGCAGCAACAAGAAGCAGATCCGGTTAGAGAGCCAGATGAACTGCACCGTCGTGGCGCTGGCGATCGTCTACGGTGCGTGCGTGGTGCCCGAGAACATCTGCAACATAGTTTCGGCCTACATGGCGGCCGGCGTTCCCGAGCACACCATGTCagtcctccatctcctctcccagctgctgctcttctgcCGGGCCGCCGTGACGCCAgcgctgctgcttctgctttgCCGCCCGCTGGGCAGGGCCTTCCTggactgctgctgttgctgctgctgcaaccaCGCTCCCTCCTCGGCCACGGCCAGTGACGATAACGAACACGAGTGCACCACCGAGCTGGAGCTGTCGCCGTTCAGCACCATCCGCAGGGAGCTGAGTAACTACACACCTGCTGGCTCCAACTGCTAA